Proteins from a single region of Zavarzinella sp.:
- a CDS encoding DUF488 domain-containing protein, with product MIRLKRAYDEPSKQDGMRILVERLWPRGVSKEKAAVDLWLKDLTPSTELRKWYGHDPEKWDEFRKRYWSELGEKGDLLMLLKHRTTEGTVTFVFAASDEERNSAVALKEYLEKKT from the coding sequence ATGATCCGCCTCAAGCGTGCCTACGATGAACCTTCCAAGCAGGACGGAATGCGCATCCTCGTCGAGCGGTTGTGGCCGAGGGGCGTGAGCAAAGAGAAGGCTGCGGTCGATCTCTGGCTGAAAGACCTTACCCCCAGCACCGAACTGCGAAAGTGGTACGGCCACGACCCGGAGAAATGGGACGAGTTTCGCAAACGCTACTGGTCGGAACTGGGAGAGAAAGGTGATCTGCTGATGCTGCTCAAGCACCGAACAACGGAAGGAACCGTCACATTCGTCTTCGCCGCCAGCGATGAGGAACGGAACAGTGCAGTGGCGTTGAAGGAATATCTCGAAAAAAAGACGTGA
- a CDS encoding MOSC domain-containing protein, protein MSGTVWLGATTLDGDEQSDLIHHGGPDKAVLAYSAEHYPGWRQSMNNPLLPFGAFGENFTVAGLTEADVCIGDTWQVGGEAVVQVSQPRQPCWKLSRRWRIKSLALDVQQTGRTGWYFRVLTEGMVAGGMSLTLRERPYPDWTIERANRVMHAEKSDIAAALELGAIPLLSQNWRTTLTRRANKQEPDPQNRLIGENE, encoded by the coding sequence GTGTCCGGCACTGTGTGGCTTGGAGCGACCACCCTCGATGGGGACGAGCAATCCGATCTGATTCATCACGGTGGACCAGACAAAGCAGTGTTGGCCTATTCTGCCGAGCATTATCCCGGTTGGCGGCAGTCGATGAATAATCCGTTGCTGCCCTTCGGAGCCTTCGGCGAGAACTTCACCGTAGCCGGACTGACCGAAGCCGATGTGTGCATCGGCGATACATGGCAGGTGGGCGGCGAGGCAGTCGTCCAAGTTTCGCAACCTCGCCAACCGTGCTGGAAGCTGTCTCGCCGGTGGCGAATCAAGTCGCTTGCCTTGGACGTGCAGCAGACCGGGCGAACCGGCTGGTACTTTCGAGTGCTGACTGAAGGGATGGTTGCTGGCGGAATGAGTCTGACTCTGCGAGAACGACCGTATCCCGACTGGACCATTGAGCGAGCGAATCGGGTGATGCACGCTGAGAAGTCCGACATCGCTGCTGCGTTGGAACTGGGGGCGATCCCGCTGCTCTCCCAGAACTGGCGAACAACACTCACTCGTCGGGCCAACAAGCAGGAGCCTGATCCACAGAATCGGCTGATCGGCGAGAACGAGTGA
- a CDS encoding thioredoxin family protein: MSNAIFYHAGCPVCVSAEHTVADALKTPVEKVHLGEAKSRVAEAERLGVKSVPALVIDGQVFHINHGADLSVLK; the protein is encoded by the coding sequence ATGTCCAACGCTATCTTCTATCATGCGGGTTGTCCGGTCTGCGTTTCAGCCGAACACACGGTCGCTGACGCTTTGAAAACGCCCGTCGAAAAAGTTCATCTTGGCGAAGCCAAGAGTCGAGTTGCCGAAGCTGAGCGGTTGGGAGTGAAGTCTGTCCCGGCTCTGGTGATTGATGGACAGGTCTTTCACATCAATCACGGTGCCGATCTCTCGGTGCTTAAGTAA
- the cynR gene encoding transcriptional regulator CynR, with translation MELRHLRYFLAVAENCHFRNAAEELLVSQPTLSQQIKDLEAELGIALFERVGRRVRLTQAGETYRDYARRALNVLEEGQAVLHEYDELLRGSLTVGVVQTVNAYLTPPVVAKFVADVPNVFLSVKELSADEIEKGVLSGTLDLGVSFEPSVRREFAVQPIFNEEFVMVVDAHHPLAARRRVRIEELRDVPLALLNRAYCTRRMIEGVFQQADVPCHVVVELNSVSGLVAVTEAGGPATILPKLGVEKSTAKVLRLEQPTPTRQVCLLRAVGHAPLRAVDVFVEKLQEQVKLRR, from the coding sequence ATGGAACTGCGACACTTGAGATATTTTCTGGCAGTTGCTGAAAACTGCCACTTCAGGAATGCTGCCGAGGAACTGTTGGTTTCGCAGCCCACGCTATCGCAACAGATCAAGGATTTGGAAGCCGAGCTTGGGATAGCGCTGTTCGAACGAGTCGGTCGGCGGGTTCGACTCACTCAAGCAGGCGAGACCTACCGAGACTATGCCCGTCGTGCTTTGAACGTCCTTGAGGAAGGTCAGGCGGTCCTGCACGAGTACGATGAGTTGCTGAGAGGAAGCCTGACTGTGGGCGTCGTGCAGACGGTCAACGCCTACTTGACGCCGCCCGTCGTGGCGAAGTTTGTGGCTGACGTTCCCAACGTCTTCCTGAGCGTGAAGGAGCTTTCCGCTGACGAGATTGAGAAGGGTGTACTGTCAGGTACGCTCGATTTGGGAGTTTCGTTCGAGCCGAGCGTGAGAAGGGAATTCGCTGTACAACCGATATTCAACGAAGAGTTTGTGATGGTCGTGGATGCACACCATCCCCTCGCCGCTCGAAGGCGAGTCCGAATTGAAGAGCTTCGAGATGTTCCGTTGGCCCTGTTGAACCGTGCCTACTGTACTCGGCGCATGATCGAGGGAGTGTTTCAGCAAGCCGATGTTCCCTGTCATGTCGTCGTCGAACTCAACTCGGTTTCAGGTCTTGTGGCCGTCACGGAAGCTGGGGGTCCAGCAACGATCCTTCCCAAGCTGGGAGTGGAGAAGTCCACTGCCAAAGTGCTTCGCCTTGAACAACCGACACCGACACGTCAGGTCTGTCTGCTACGAGCCGTGGGACATGCACCGCTACGAGCCGTCGATGTCTTTGTCGAAAAACTGCAAGAACAGGTCAAGTTACGCCGGTGA
- a CDS encoding ABC transporter ATP-binding protein, translating into MTRTSPSEPAFQRSATDVPLAIQTEHLTKVYGSGNTEVIAMQDASMRVRRGEVVALLGPSGSGKSTFLTAVGLINPPTSGRVYIGGQLVLDGPEARTNLRSFRRQHIGFVFQKSNLIPFLSAAENVRIAMELNGESRRGATERTMELLEYLGVADRAGNLPSMLSGGQQQRVAVARALANRPSVILADEPTAALDSHRGRQVMELFAKVAHEQQAAVIVVTHDHRSLDVFDTRYEMEDGRLLSPA; encoded by the coding sequence ATGACTCGTACCTCCCCATCAGAACCTGCGTTCCAGCGGTCTGCAACAGATGTTCCTCTGGCCATTCAAACCGAGCATCTGACAAAGGTGTACGGAAGCGGCAATACCGAAGTCATCGCCATGCAGGATGCGTCAATGCGAGTTCGGCGTGGGGAAGTCGTGGCCCTGCTTGGCCCCAGTGGTTCAGGCAAATCGACCTTTCTGACGGCGGTGGGTCTCATCAATCCTCCCACATCGGGGCGAGTCTACATCGGCGGACAACTCGTCCTTGACGGTCCAGAAGCTCGAACAAACCTGCGATCCTTTCGGCGACAGCACATCGGTTTTGTTTTTCAAAAGTCGAACTTGATTCCGTTCCTGTCTGCTGCGGAAAATGTGCGCATTGCGATGGAACTGAACGGTGAATCTCGGCGTGGTGCGACCGAACGCACAATGGAATTGCTCGAATACCTCGGAGTGGCTGACCGAGCCGGGAATCTTCCGTCCATGCTGTCCGGGGGGCAGCAGCAACGGGTCGCAGTCGCACGGGCACTCGCTAATCGCCCCAGCGTCATTCTGGCTGATGAGCCGACAGCGGCCCTCGACAGTCATCGGGGGAGACAGGTGATGGAACTGTTTGCCAAAGTCGCTCACGAGCAACAGGCCGCCGTCATCGTCGTCACCCATGACCACCGTTCACTGGATGTGTTTGACACCCGCTACGAGATGGAAGATGGGCGATTGCTCTCACCGGCGTAA